GGATCGCAGATGAGAGAGTTCTGGGTCGCCTCGGGCCATCACCTGACACGCCGCGGCGATCATGGCGGGCTCGTGGCGACGCCCGAACTGATCATGGCCTATCTGGCGCGGCCCGAACTGATGCCGCCGGATGATGCCTGCGATGCCGAACGCGATCTGCATGCAAGCCTGCTGGCCGATCCGCTGCGCCCGGTGACAAGAGCCGATATCGCAGCGCTCGCCGACGCCGACGCGCGCGAGAACTGGACCTTCATGTTGAATTTTCGCGATCGGCTGGTCGCGGCACCGTCGCTGGAGGCGGTGTATGTGACGCTGGCGCGCAAGGGCGCGGCCGACCTGCCGCCGATCTTTCTGTCCCAGCTCTGCCATCTGATATTGCGCAACGCGCTCGAGGGTTGCGACGATCCCTACACGCTGCGCGCGGCCGAATTGTTCTACCGCAGCCAGCTCGCCACCGTGCACGAGGGCACGCTGCTGTTGGCCGACGCCGAGGTCGTCGAGGCACAGCAACACACCCAACACGACCTGCATGCGTCGCCGCTCACGGCCATGCTGCAACCGCAGGCCTTCGGCGAGATGGACGTGATGGACGACGACAACGCCTGGACCTACTGGTCGCGTTCGGACGCCCATGCGATGGCGATGAACATCGGCGGCAATCCGAAGGCGCGCGCCGGGCTGTGCCGGGTGATCGAACGCTGGATCGCCCATCTGCTCGGCATTGCCGTCACGGTCGAAACCGTGGCCTCGATCGAGGACCGCGACTGGCGCTGGTTCATCGGGCTGGACAGCGAAGGCACGCGGATCGGCAACGCCCTGTGGAACGGCGCCGCGCTGGACGGCAACGCCGCCGAGCGCATCGTCGCCTTGATGCGCCTGGAGATCGAGGACACGCGGCTGGTGGACGAGCGCGTCGGCAACAAGCCGGTCTATCTCATCCTGGCAATGGGCGCGGACAAGGTGGTGCGCCTGAAGCCGCAGAATCTGGTCGCCGGGCTGCCGCTGGCGGCGACCGCAAATGTGGCATGACCGGCCGCAGGACGGAGGATCGACCATGGCGATGACGGAAGCCTCCCGCGAAGTCGGCGTGGTGCTGCGCCGCCGGCCGGTCGACAATCCCTGGATCGATCATCTGTGGTCGCCGGCGATGATCCTCGACGAAGTGCCGGCCACCGCGCCATGGACCGTGCTGTCCACGCAGGCCGACGCCACGATTTATTACGCGGGCCCGGCCTGCATCGAGCTGTTCAGTTCGGACACCGCCAATTATCGCGACAATCTCGCCGACGGCGAGCCGCGCATCTGGGTCGCGCTGCGGCGCCAAGATGGCGGGCCGGAACTCGAGCTGACCAAGGTCACGGCCGATCCGACCGAAGGCGAAGCGATGTTCGAGAGCGGCTGCGACGTGATCGGCACCGTTCCGATGCCGCCGGAGATCGCCGCATGGATCGCCGCCTTTGTCGATCAGTTCCATGTCGAACGCGTGTTCCACAAGCGCAAGCGGGATCGCGCGCCGGACGACCGCCGGGGCATGCCGGACGGCATTCCGGATGAAGGAAAGCGCCGCACATGAGCGGTTCCGACCAGGGCGACGACAAGGGCTTCCTGGCGCGGTGGTCGCAACGCAAGCAGGAAGCCAGGCAGCCGGAGCCGAAACCGGACGCGCCGGCCGCCGACGCCCAACAGCTGCCTGAGCCGGTCGCCGGAAAAGATGCCGCGCCGGAATTCGATCTCTCCAGCCTGCCGAAGCTCGAGGACATGACCGGAACGACCGACATCACCGGTTTTCTGAGCAAGGGCGTCCCCGAACATCTGCGCAATGCGGCGCTACGGAAATCCTGGGCGCTGGACCCCGCGATCCGCAATTACGTCAATCCCGCGCTCGAATATGCCTATGACTGGAACACGCCGGGCGGCGTGCCGGGCTCGGGCGAACTCGGCGCGGGCATGGATGTCGCGCGGATGGTTTCGCAGATCATGGGCAACGGCGAGCCGGCAGCCGCCCCATCGATACCGGCCGCCGAGTCGGGCAATGCGGCGGCGAGCGGCCCCGCGCCATCTCCCGAGCATCATGCGACGCAGCAAACGAAGCCGGATCTGCCGACCGAGACGTCAAGGTTGGGCGACGAAGTGGCTGCGGTGAGTTCTTCCAGCGCCGACGACGGGGACAAGGAAACCGGGCGAACGCCGGAAGCCGAAGCGAGCAACTCTGCTGCACCGCAGCAAGCGGTGCGACGCCATGGCACTGCAAAACCGATTGTTTAGACAAAAGTTTTTGACGACATAGGCGAAGCCTATGTTACAAATTTCGAATTGGAATAATTCCAGTTCCAAAGTGTATGCCCAATTAAGAGGCACGATGGGCGGGGGGAGAAATCGGTTGCACCATGCGTGACGCCGGTCTGGAACAAGCAATCAAGGCAGCAGGTGGTGTCGCGTCGCTGGCGCGAGGCATTGGCATTGCGCAGCCATCGGTTTCCGCGTGGTCCCGGATTCCCGCGGAACGGGTTCTCGCCGTCGAGGCGCTGACCCGGGTGCATCGCTACATCCTTCGCCCCGATCTCTACGGACCATCCGAGGATCAGGTGATATCGAAATCCGAAGTCGACGAAATCGATCAGCTGCGCGCCGCCGAATACGGCCTGTTGTCGTTGCTGCTCGGCAAGGCGCCGGACGCAGACACGCTGAAGCGTGTCGCGACGCTGAAGGGCGACGCGTCCGAACTCGGCATGGCGCATATCGAACTCGCAAGCCTTGCGGCGGCGACCGACGATCGCGCCGTCAGCAAGGAATTCTTCGACCTGTTCGTCGGGCTCGGCCGCGGCGAACTGCTGCCCTATGCCTCCTATTATCTGACCGGCTTCCTGCACGAGCGCCCGCTGGCGCGGGTGCGCGAGGATCTGGATGCGCTCGGGATCGAGCGCGCAGGCATCTCGCGGGAGCCGGAAGATCACATCGCGATCCTGCTCGAGGTGATGTCGGGGCTGGCGCGCGGCGAGTTCGAGGCCGACTTCAGCGAACAGCCGCGCTTCTTCGAGCGCCATCTCAAGCCGTGGGCGGCGCGGATGTTCGCCGACATCGAAATGTCGCAGTCAGCCCGCTTCTACCGTGCCGTCGGCCGTGTCGGCCGCATCTTCATGGAACTGGAATCCGAGGCCTTCACGCTGTCCGAGTGACGGCGAAGGCAAGCCGAGGGAGGAGATCGCTATGAGCAAGCCATCCGACAGCAAGGCGCCCCGCAAAGGCCCCTCGCAGGCTGCGGCAGCCGTGGACCGGCGCCGCTTCTTCCTGATGGGCGGATCGGCGGTCGCAGCCGCAGCGGTGGTGCCGCTTTCGAGCGAAGAGGCCGCGGCGGACGAGTCGCAGGCCGAGCGCGTCAAGGCCCGCTACAAGGAAACCGATCACGTCAAGAACTACTACCGCGTCAACCGCTATTGATGGGACCACGCACATGTTGATCAAGCGAAGAGATGGATCCGCAAATAGGGCGCGTTTGCAGGGTATCGCCGCAGGCCTGGCTTCGGGCGTTCTCGACCGCCGCACGTTCCTGCGCCGGTCAGGCCTCGCCGCAGGCGCCGGCGCTGCGCTCGGCCTGATGCCGCTCGGCTCGGTGCGCAAGGCGCAGGCCGGTCCGCAGATCATGGGCGCACCGACCGAACTCAAGAAGAACATCTGCACGCATTGCTCGGTCGGGTGCTCCGTGATTGCCGAAGTCCAGAACGGCGTCTGGGTCGGCCAGGAGCCGGCCTGGGACAGCCCGATCAATCGCGGCTCGCATTGCGCCAAGGGCGCGGCGGTGCGCGAGCTCGTGCACGGCGACCGCCGCCTGAAATACCCGATGAAGCTGGTCAACGGCGAATGGCAGAAGGTGTCGTGGGACCTGGCCATCAACGAGATCGGCGACAAGATGATGGAGATTCGCGCCAAGTCCGGCGCCGATTCCGTCTATCTGCTCGGCTCGGCGAAGTTCTCCAACGAAGGCGCCTATTTGTACCGCAAGTTCGCGGCGTTCTGGGGCACCAACTCCGTCGATCACCAGGCCCGTATCTGCCATTCGACCACCGTCGCCGGCGTCGCCAATACCTGGGGCTACGGCGCGATGACCAACTCCTACAACGACATCCGAAACTCGAAGACGGTCATCTTCATGGGATCGAATGCCGCCGAAGCGCATCCGGTATCCTTGCAGCACATCCTGTCCGGCAAGGAGCTCAACCGCGCCAACGTGTTCGTGCTCGACCCGCGCTTCACCCGCACCGCCGCCCACGCCACCGAATATGTCAGGTTCCGCAGCGGCACCGACATCGCGGTGATCTGGGGCATGCTGCACCACATCTTCAACAACGGCTGGGAAGACAAGCAGTTCATCGCGCAGCGCGTCTACGGCATGGACCAGATCCGCGCCGAAGTCGCCAAGTGGACGCCCGAAGAAGTCGAACGCGTGACCGGAATTCCCGGCGACCAGCTGAAGAAGGTCGCCGAGACCTTCGCCAAGCAGCGGCCCTCGACCTTCATCTGGTGCATGGGCGGCACCCAGCACACCGTCGGCACCGCCAACGTCCGCGCTTATTGCGATCTGTTGCTGGCAACCGGCAATGTCGGCGTGTTCGGCGGCGGCGCCAACATCTTCCGCGGCCATTGCAACGTGCAGGGCGCGACCGATCTCGGCCTCGATATCACGACGCTGCCGCTCTATTACGGCCTGGTCGAGGGCGCCTGGAAGCACTGGGCGCGGGTCTGGGAGGTCGGATACGATTACCTGCAGTCGCGCTTCGACGAAGTGCCGGCCAAGGCGGGCCGTCCGGCCCGCACCCGCAAGCAGAACATGGAGCTGCCGGGCATCCCGTCGACCCGCTGGTTCGATGCGACGCTCGCCAATCCCGACGACGTCGACCAGCGCGACAGCCTGAAGGCCATGATCATCATGGGGCATGGCGGCAATACCGTGCCGCGCATGACCGAAATGGTGAAGGGCCTCGAGAAGCTCGAACTGCTTGTCGTCGCCGACCCGCATCCGACGACGTTCGCCGCGATCTCCGAGCGCAAGAACGGCACCTATCTCTTGCCGGCCTGCACCCAGTTCGAGACATCGGGCTCGCGCACGGCTTCCAACCGTTCGCTGCAGTGGGGCGAGCAGATCGTCAAGCCGATCTTCGAATCGAAGGACGATTACGAGATCATCTACCGGCTTTCGGTGAAGCTCGGCTTTGCGGACGCGATGTTCAAGAACATCAAGGTCGAGAACAATCGCCCCGTTCCGGAGGACCTGCTGCGCGAAATCAACCGCGGCGGATTCTCGACCGGCTATTCCGGCCAGTCGCCGGAGCGGCTGAAAACGCATATGAAGAACCAGGGCAAGTTCGACCTGGTGACCCTGCGCGCCAAGACCGACGAGCCCGAGATCGGCGGCGACTATTACGGCCTGCCGTGGCCGTGCTGGGGGACGCCCGCGATCAAGCATCCCGGCACGCACACGCTCTACAACACCAACCTTCACGCCAAGGATGGCGGCGGCACGTTCCGCGCGCGGTTCGGCGTGGTGTATGACGAGAAGCAGCCGGACGGTTCGGTGAAGAAGGTCAATCTGCTGGCCGAAGGCTCCTACAGCAAGGGTTCGGAGCTGACCGACGGTTATCCCGAATTCACCTATGGCGTGCTCAAGAAGCTCGGCTGGGACAAGGACCTCACCGAGGCCGAACTCGCCACCATCAACAAGATCGGCGGCAACAATCCCGACGGCGTCGGCTGGGCGGTCGATCTGTCGGGCGGCATCATTCGCGTCACGCTGGAGCATGGCGTGATGGCCTATGGCAACGGCAAGGCTCGCGCGGTGGCGTGGAACCTGCCCGATCCGGTGCCGGTGCATCGCGAGCCGATCTACACCCCGCGTCCCGAACTGGTCGCCAAATATCCGACGCGCCCGGACGGCCGTCAGTTCCGCGTCGCCAATCTCGGCTTCTCGATTCAGAAGGCCGCGGTGGACAAGGGTCTTGCCAAGCAATTCCCGATCATCCTGACCTCGGGACGTCTGGTCGAATACGAAGGCGGCGGCGAGGAAACCCGGTCGAACAAATGGCTCGCCGAATTGCAGCAGGACATGTTCGTCGAGGTCAACACGGCGGACGCCGCCGATCGCGGCATCAAGGACGGCGGTTGGGTCTGGGTCTTCGGCCCGGAAAACAGCTCGAAGGCGCGGGTCAAGGCGCTGGTCACCGACCGTGTCGGCAAGGGCGTGGCGTTCATGCCGTTCCACTTCTCCGGCTGGTTCCAGGGCGTCGACCAGCGCGGCAAATATCCGAAGGGCAACGATCCGATCGTGCTCGGCGAAAGCGTGAACACGATCACGACCTACGGCTACGATCCGGTCACCGGCATGCACGAGGGCAAGGTGACCCTGTGCCAGATTCAATCGGCGTGAGAGGAGAATAAATCATGGCTCGCGTCAAATTTCTTTGTGATGCCGACCGTTGCATCGAGTGCAACGCCTGCGTGACGGCCTGCAAGAACGAACATGAAGTGCCGTGGGGCATCAATCGCCGCCGCGTCGTCACCATCAATGACGGCAAGCCCGGCGAACGCTCGGTGTCGATGGCCTGCATGCATTGCACCGATGCGCCATGCGCCGCGGTCTGCCCGGTGTCGTGCTTCTACACCACCGCCGACGGCGTGGTGCTGCACTCCAAGGACCTCTGCATCGGCTGCGGCTACTGCTTCTACGCCTGTCCGTTCGGCGCGCCGCAATACCCGAAGGTCGGAAACTTCGGATCGCGCGGCAAGATGGACAAGTGCACCTATTGCGCCGGCGGACCGGAGGCGGACTCGACGCCGGCCGAATACGCCAAATACGGCGCCAACCGCCTCGCCGAAGGCAAGCTGCCGATTTGCGCCGAGATGTGCTCGACCAAGGCGCTGCTCGCCGGCGACGGCGCGATCATCGCCGAAATCTACAAGGAACGCGTGATGAAGCGCGGTTACGGCTCGGGCATGTGGGGTTGGAAAACCGCCTACGCCGATTCGCCGACCGGCTGATGCCAATTGGCGCCGCCCCCCTCGGTGGCGGCGCTCGCGTAACCCGAACAACCGAAAGGCGTTGTGCAAATGCCAGGCTCACTTTCAACTCTCAAAGCCCTCTGTGCCGCGTTCGCGCTATTGATCGTGTTCGCGCAGCCCGCCGCGGCGCAGTTGTCCTTCAAGCCCACCGCCGAAGCCGTCCACGAGGACAAGCTCCTGAACGCGCTGAAGGAGGGCGACAAGATCAGCGGCCGGATCACCATTCCGGATGCGATGGCATCAAGCCTGATCCAGCCCGCCGGCCGCGACTGGCGCGATTTCCACCGCAGCAAGCTGCCGGTCATCGGCGGCGTCGCCATTATCGGGATGCTGGCTGTGCTTCTGATCTTCATGATGGTGCGCGGCAAGATTCGCATCGACCATGGTTTCGCAGGCACGAATATCCTGCGCTTCGCCAGTTTCGAACGTTTCACCCACTGGCTGACGGCGAGCTGCTTCATCATTCTGGCGCTGTCAGGCCTCAACGTCAGTTTCGGCCGCATCCTCATCCTGCCGCTGTTCGGCGCGGACGCTTTCGCGGCCATGTCGGCCTACGCCAAACTGGCCCATAACTACCTGGCGTTCCCGTTCATGGTCGGCCTCGTGATCATGTTCCTGATCTGGATCAAGGATAACATCCCAGGCAAGATCGATCTGGAATGGATGAAGCAGGGCGGCGGCCTGCTGTCCAAGGGTCAACACCCGCCTTCCAAGCGCTTCAACGCCGGCCAGAAGGGCATCTTCTGGATCGTGATCATCGGCGGCGCGCTGATGTCGGTGTCCGGCTGGTTCCTGCTGTTTCCCTATCTTCCGGCCAACGTCACGGCGCTGCAGTTCTGGACCGTGATCCATGCCGTGATCGCCATGCTGTTCATCGCCGCCATGATGGCTCACATCTACATCGGCTCGATCGGGATGGAAGGCGCGTTCGATGCGATGGGAACCGGCGAGGTCGATCTCAACTGGGCCAAGCAGCATCACTCGCTCTGGGTCGAGGAAGAGCAGGCCAAGGGCCACGCGGGAACCGCCCCGTCAGCCGTGCCGGCTGAATGAGCCGGCCCGGTCAAATTCAACGCTTTGGGTAGTTCTTGGGGTGGTGCCATGAAAGTCTTTCTTACGGCCTTGGTGTTCGCGGCGGTCGTCGCCGTCGGGATGGCGGTATTTCTCAGCGGCATCCAGCAGCCGAGTTCCGTCGCCTTCACGACCAGCGGCGCCAGGGTCGGCGATCCCGGCCACAACCTGGTCGGTCCGGGCTGACTCCGTCCATTGGGCCCGCCAGACGCCGCGCCGGCGTGGCCGGTCGAAATCCGGCTCGCCAAGGACCGCCGAACCCTGCATATCGCCTTTGACGACGGCCAGTCGTTCGGCCTTCCCGCCGAACTGCTGCGCGTCACCAGCCCATCCGCCGAAGTGCAGGGTCATTCCGAAGCCGAACGCAAGACGGTCGGCGGCAAGCGCAACGTGACGATCCTCTCCGTCGATGCCGTCGGCAATTACGCGGTCAGGCTGGGATTCGATGATATGCATTCGACCGGCATCTACTCCTGGGCTTTTCTGCACGATCTCGGCGCCAACGCGGAGCGGCGCTTTCAGGACTATCTCGACGATCTCCAGGCCAAGGGCCTCGACCGCGACCGGCCGGGCATGCGCTAGAGACGGGCGTAAAGCCCGCTTCCGTTGCGCGCCCGCGCGTTATCACTAAGCTCGATCCGCCTTGAACGGACTGTTATTGCGAATGTTCCGCCCTCGCCCGCAATGCCGTTTCGTGTCCCTCGCCTGCGCCGCCTTGCTGGCCATGGTGCCGCTGGGGGCGACGACGGCCTTCGCGCAGTTGCGCGGCCATGGCGGGCCGGTGCGGGCGCTGGCGATTTCGCCTGACGGACAGACCGCCGTTACCGGCAGCTTCGATTCGACCGCGATCCGCTGGTCGCTGACGCGCAATGCGGCCGACCAGGTACTGCATTTCCATGCCGACGCCGTCAACGCCGTGGTGCTGCTCCGGGATGGGCGCGCGGCGACCGCAGGCGCCGATGGCCGCATCGCGATCTGGACGCCGGGCAGAACCGAGCCCGACGCCGTGCTGGAAGGCCATACCGCACCGATCGCGTCGCTGGCGGCTTCGCCGGACGGGAGAATGCTGGCCTCGGCGTCGTGGGATCAGACGTTAAGGCTGTGGCCGCTCACCGGCGGCGCGCCGCGCGTGCTGGAAGGGCATGCCCAGAACGTCAATGGCGTGGCGTTTGCGCCGGATGGCCGCACGCTGGTCAGCGTCGGCTACGATCAGAGCGTCCGGATCTGGCCGCTCTCGGGTCCGGCCGCGCCCACCGTGGTTGCGATGCCAAGCCCGCTCAACGCCGTTGCCATCGGTGGCGATGGCGAGATCGCGGCCGGCGGCGCCGATGGCAGGGTCTATTTCCTGACCGGCAATGGCGCGCGTGCCGGCGCAGCCGCCGCCGGTCCACGGCCGGTGATCTCGCTTGCGATCTCGCCGGATGGCGCGCTGCTGGCCGCAGCCGGTATCGGCGGATCGGTGGCGATGATCGATCGCAAGACGCGCGAGCTGGCGCGTACGCTGGTCGGCCCGGGACTGCCGGTCTGGTCGGTGGCGTTTCTGCCTGACAGCCGCACCCTGCTCACCGGCGGCGCCGACAACATCGTCCGGCGCTGGAACGCGGTAACGGGAGAGCCGGTCGATTCGCTTCTGATAGAGGCGGCGGGCGATCCGCTCGCCGCCTATGCCGGCGACCGCGGCGCCGAGATCTTTCGCGCCTGCGTTGCCTGTCACACGCTCGGCGCCGAACAGGCCAACCGGGCGGGCCCGACCCTGGCCGGCCTGTTCGGCCGGCGGATCGCCACTGCGCCGGGCTATCATTTCTCCGAAGCCCTCAAGCGCCTCGATATCGTCTGGACGCCGGAGACGGTCTCGAAATTGTTCGAGATCGGGCCTGCGGCCTATACGCCGGGAACCAAGATGCCCGAGCAGCGCATCGGCTCGGAAGCGGATCGCGCAGCGCTGGTGCAATTCCTCGCGCGCGCGACCAGGAAGTAGCCGATTCGCTCTAGCCCGGCGCCGGCCCGACCATCACATCGATCGCGCCCTTCACGATCGCCTCGAGTTGCCGGCGCGGCACCCGCGCCCGCGCCCGGATCGCGATGGTGTGGATGGTCGCGGAGGCGATCTGCGCCAGCGCTTGCGGATCGGCCGACGGCGGCAGCTCGCCTTTGTCCCTGGCGAGGCGGAAGCAGGCGGCGAACGACTTGTCGAGTTCGGCAAATCCTTCCAGCACCATGGCGCGGATCTCGGGATCGGACACCGCTTCCGACGCCGCAGTCATCACCGTGAAACAGCCGCGCGGTCCGGCATCGCCGGAAAGATAGATGTCGAGCGCTACCGAAAAGATGCGCTGCAGCCTTTTGCGGATCGGCAATTCGTCCTTGAAGATGTCGATCATCGCCGCGCGGGCGTCGGCGCGGTAGCGCTGGTAGCTCTTGATGTAGAGCTCGCGCTTGTCGCCGAACGCGCCATAGAGGCTCGGCCGGTTCATGCCGGTGGCAGCAGCGAGGTCGTCGAGCGAAGTGGCGGCGAAACCTTCCTTGCGGAACAGGTCGAGCGC
The genomic region above belongs to Bradyrhizobium sediminis and contains:
- a CDS encoding DUF6352 family protein, encoding MREFWVASGHHLTRRGDHGGLVATPELIMAYLARPELMPPDDACDAERDLHASLLADPLRPVTRADIAALADADARENWTFMLNFRDRLVAAPSLEAVYVTLARKGAADLPPIFLSQLCHLILRNALEGCDDPYTLRAAELFYRSQLATVHEGTLLLADAEVVEAQQHTQHDLHASPLTAMLQPQAFGEMDVMDDDNAWTYWSRSDAHAMAMNIGGNPKARAGLCRVIERWIAHLLGIAVTVETVASIEDRDWRWFIGLDSEGTRIGNALWNGAALDGNAAERIVALMRLEIEDTRLVDERVGNKPVYLILAMGADKVVRLKPQNLVAGLPLAATANVA
- a CDS encoding DUF3305 domain-containing protein, whose translation is MAMTEASREVGVVLRRRPVDNPWIDHLWSPAMILDEVPATAPWTVLSTQADATIYYAGPACIELFSSDTANYRDNLADGEPRIWVALRRQDGGPELELTKVTADPTEGEAMFESGCDVIGTVPMPPEIAAWIAAFVDQFHVERVFHKRKRDRAPDDRRGMPDGIPDEGKRRT
- a CDS encoding DUF3306 domain-containing protein, producing the protein MSGSDQGDDKGFLARWSQRKQEARQPEPKPDAPAADAQQLPEPVAGKDAAPEFDLSSLPKLEDMTGTTDITGFLSKGVPEHLRNAALRKSWALDPAIRNYVNPALEYAYDWNTPGGVPGSGELGAGMDVARMVSQIMGNGEPAAAPSIPAAESGNAAASGPAPSPEHHATQQTKPDLPTETSRLGDEVAAVSSSSADDGDKETGRTPEAEASNSAAPQQAVRRHGTAKPIV
- a CDS encoding molecular chaperone TorD family protein, whose amino-acid sequence is MRDAGLEQAIKAAGGVASLARGIGIAQPSVSAWSRIPAERVLAVEALTRVHRYILRPDLYGPSEDQVISKSEVDEIDQLRAAEYGLLSLLLGKAPDADTLKRVATLKGDASELGMAHIELASLAAATDDRAVSKEFFDLFVGLGRGELLPYASYYLTGFLHERPLARVREDLDALGIERAGISREPEDHIAILLEVMSGLARGEFEADFSEQPRFFERHLKPWAARMFADIEMSQSARFYRAVGRVGRIFMELESEAFTLSE
- a CDS encoding formate dehydrogenase subunit alpha, with translation MLIKRRDGSANRARLQGIAAGLASGVLDRRTFLRRSGLAAGAGAALGLMPLGSVRKAQAGPQIMGAPTELKKNICTHCSVGCSVIAEVQNGVWVGQEPAWDSPINRGSHCAKGAAVRELVHGDRRLKYPMKLVNGEWQKVSWDLAINEIGDKMMEIRAKSGADSVYLLGSAKFSNEGAYLYRKFAAFWGTNSVDHQARICHSTTVAGVANTWGYGAMTNSYNDIRNSKTVIFMGSNAAEAHPVSLQHILSGKELNRANVFVLDPRFTRTAAHATEYVRFRSGTDIAVIWGMLHHIFNNGWEDKQFIAQRVYGMDQIRAEVAKWTPEEVERVTGIPGDQLKKVAETFAKQRPSTFIWCMGGTQHTVGTANVRAYCDLLLATGNVGVFGGGANIFRGHCNVQGATDLGLDITTLPLYYGLVEGAWKHWARVWEVGYDYLQSRFDEVPAKAGRPARTRKQNMELPGIPSTRWFDATLANPDDVDQRDSLKAMIIMGHGGNTVPRMTEMVKGLEKLELLVVADPHPTTFAAISERKNGTYLLPACTQFETSGSRTASNRSLQWGEQIVKPIFESKDDYEIIYRLSVKLGFADAMFKNIKVENNRPVPEDLLREINRGGFSTGYSGQSPERLKTHMKNQGKFDLVTLRAKTDEPEIGGDYYGLPWPCWGTPAIKHPGTHTLYNTNLHAKDGGGTFRARFGVVYDEKQPDGSVKKVNLLAEGSYSKGSELTDGYPEFTYGVLKKLGWDKDLTEAELATINKIGGNNPDGVGWAVDLSGGIIRVTLEHGVMAYGNGKARAVAWNLPDPVPVHREPIYTPRPELVAKYPTRPDGRQFRVANLGFSIQKAAVDKGLAKQFPIILTSGRLVEYEGGGEETRSNKWLAELQQDMFVEVNTADAADRGIKDGGWVWVFGPENSSKARVKALVTDRVGKGVAFMPFHFSGWFQGVDQRGKYPKGNDPIVLGESVNTITTYGYDPVTGMHEGKVTLCQIQSA
- the fdh3B gene encoding formate dehydrogenase FDH3 subunit beta, whose protein sequence is MARVKFLCDADRCIECNACVTACKNEHEVPWGINRRRVVTINDGKPGERSVSMACMHCTDAPCAAVCPVSCFYTTADGVVLHSKDLCIGCGYCFYACPFGAPQYPKVGNFGSRGKMDKCTYCAGGPEADSTPAEYAKYGANRLAEGKLPICAEMCSTKALLAGDGAIIAEIYKERVMKRGYGSGMWGWKTAYADSPTG
- a CDS encoding formate dehydrogenase subunit gamma, with the protein product MPGSLSTLKALCAAFALLIVFAQPAAAQLSFKPTAEAVHEDKLLNALKEGDKISGRITIPDAMASSLIQPAGRDWRDFHRSKLPVIGGVAIIGMLAVLLIFMMVRGKIRIDHGFAGTNILRFASFERFTHWLTASCFIILALSGLNVSFGRILILPLFGADAFAAMSAYAKLAHNYLAFPFMVGLVIMFLIWIKDNIPGKIDLEWMKQGGGLLSKGQHPPSKRFNAGQKGIFWIVIIGGALMSVSGWFLLFPYLPANVTALQFWTVIHAVIAMLFIAAMMAHIYIGSIGMEGAFDAMGTGEVDLNWAKQHHSLWVEEEQAKGHAGTAPSAVPAE
- a CDS encoding gamma-butyrobetaine hydroxylase-like domain-containing protein, which codes for MGPPDAAPAWPVEIRLAKDRRTLHIAFDDGQSFGLPAELLRVTSPSAEVQGHSEAERKTVGGKRNVTILSVDAVGNYAVRLGFDDMHSTGIYSWAFLHDLGANAERRFQDYLDDLQAKGLDRDRPGMR
- a CDS encoding c-type cytochrome, with product MVPLGATTAFAQLRGHGGPVRALAISPDGQTAVTGSFDSTAIRWSLTRNAADQVLHFHADAVNAVVLLRDGRAATAGADGRIAIWTPGRTEPDAVLEGHTAPIASLAASPDGRMLASASWDQTLRLWPLTGGAPRVLEGHAQNVNGVAFAPDGRTLVSVGYDQSVRIWPLSGPAAPTVVAMPSPLNAVAIGGDGEIAAGGADGRVYFLTGNGARAGAAAAGPRPVISLAISPDGALLAAAGIGGSVAMIDRKTRELARTLVGPGLPVWSVAFLPDSRTLLTGGADNIVRRWNAVTGEPVDSLLIEAAGDPLAAYAGDRGAEIFRACVACHTLGAEQANRAGPTLAGLFGRRIATAPGYHFSEALKRLDIVWTPETVSKLFEIGPAAYTPGTKMPEQRIGSEADRAALVQFLARATRK
- a CDS encoding TetR/AcrR family transcriptional regulator — encoded protein: MVQKNTRPPPSAKSEAVAPKRRGRPRAYQPEVALGKALDLFRKEGFAATSLDDLAAATGMNRPSLYGAFGDKRELYIKSYQRYRADARAAMIDIFKDELPIRKRLQRIFSVALDIYLSGDAGPRGCFTVMTAASEAVSDPEIRAMVLEGFAELDKSFAACFRLARDKGELPPSADPQALAQIASATIHTIAIRARARVPRRQLEAIVKGAIDVMVGPAPG